The Hoplias malabaricus isolate fHopMal1 chromosome 9, fHopMal1.hap1, whole genome shotgun sequence genome contains a region encoding:
- the LOC136707085 gene encoding NACHT, LRR and PYD domains-containing protein 12-like, with translation MERQNSSGEEEGTSDQKLQTQKSNSPEHSSVSMKSDWSITEPPVSSKGGCPSCVSMKSDWSITEPPVFSKGGGPSCVSMKSDWSITEPPVFSKGGGPSCVSMKSDWSITEPPVLSSKGGDPSCVSMKSDWSITEPPVFSKGGGPSCVSMKSDWSITEPPVLSSKGGDPSCVSMKSDWSITEPLVFSKGGDPSCVSMKSDWSITEPPVFSGKGGDSSCVSMKGDWSITKPPVFSGKRMEPSCVSGKSDPSLFTPPSFGKGDEPSSSNWRMNDQLQGQCRKRSRSCPVPHPCKVTIKQGSHQPADDVLHRVSERHRTILKNRYESLFEGIRTPENKTLLNRVYTQLYIIEGESEGVNEEHEVLQMEKTPRRHQQDVPIHCSDIFKPLQGPDGGVKAEDLRLRDRKYDKGAEKQEIRSVLTKGIAGIGKTVSVQKFILDWAEGEPNQEVDLMFVLPFRELNLIKDDQYSLHGLLCAFHPELRDLDPEIYDQLRAVFIFDGLDESRVPLDFEQCKKVSNITMTSSVGVLMTNLIRGDLLPSALIWITSRPAAANQIPPRFIHRVTEIQGFTDPQKEEYFRKRIRDQDQAQKIIYHIKTARSLHIMCHIPVFCWISATVLQRIITQSHTEIPQTLTEMYSHFLLTLTNMKKEKYEEKEERDPKKLLESNRTELLKLAELAFTQLLKGNVMFYEEDLRESSIDVTEASVYSGIFTEIFREECVIHQRKVYCFVHLSFQEFLAAVFVFHCYENNIMEPLQCFLHVHYTFNSSESSDDESSSETHASRVQFKKVSLDDLLKGAVNKAVESQNGHLDLFLRFLLGLSLESNHRFLQGLMTHTHRRPERTMKHIKQFIKTSFYPISTERSINMFLCLSEMKDQSLSREIKEYLNSEKRSVVKLSPAHCSALTYILLTSEEELDELDLGKFSTSEQGYRRLIPAVAVCRKARLIGFVLIEYCSEMLRSALQSENCRLKELDLSDNQLHISGVEPLSAGLSPPCKLETLRLASCSIVYTFCESLGSGFQSNSSLKELDLSNNNLRDSGVELLFAGLKSPPCKLETLRLVGCSLGDKSCESLGSVLQSVNSLKKLDLSNNVLRDSGVELLSAALKSPLCKLETLRIALCNFGAKSCKSLGSVLQSVNSSLKELDLSNNDLQDSGVEQLFDGLNSPHCKLKTLRLSGCMITDEGCSSLKSNPNHLRELDLSYNHPGESGVKLLSDLLQDPHCALEKLKVESAGSIRMKPGLKKYACNLTLDPNTVHPHLSLSGENKKVEFLKPQSETSDQCLQVLCAESLTGRCYWEVEWSGWRPDIAVSYRENRTNGDKKFGFNEFSWCLMCSGDTYAVRHNDNETKVPAPPSRSNRVGVYLDWGSGTLSFYTISPLTHTLTHLYTFTTTFTEPLHAGFGLWFPGSSVRLCEME, from the exons attgcaaacacaGAAGTCAAATTCTccagaacacagttctgtgtctatgaagagtgactGGTCCATAACTGAACCTCCTGTATCCAGTAAAGGTGGATgccccagctgtgtgtctatgaagagtgactGGTCCATAACTGAACCTCCTGTATTCAGTAAAGGTGGAGgccccagctgtgtgtctatgaagagtgactGGTCCATAACTGAACCTCCTGTATTCAGTAAAGGTGGAGgccccagctgtgtgtctatgaagagtgactGGTCCATAACTGAACCTCCTGTATTAAGCAGTAAAGGAGGAgaccccagctgtgtgtctatgaagagtgactGGTCCATAACTGAACCTCCTGTATTCAGTAAAGGTGGAGgccccagctgtgtgtctatgaagagtgactGGTCCATAACTGAACCTCCTGTATTAAGCAGTAAAGGAGGAGACCCCAGCTGTGTGTCGATGAAGAGTGACTGGTCCATAACTGAACCTCTTGTATTCAGTAAAGGAGGAgaccccagctgtgtgtctatgaagagtgactGGTCCATAACTGAACCTCCTGTATTCAGCGGTAAAGGAGGAGactccagctgtgtgtctatgaaggGTGACTGGTCCATAACCAAACCTCCTGTATTCAGCGGTAAAAGGATggaacccagctgtgtgtctgggAAGAGTGATCCATCCCTATTCACACCTCCTTCATTTGGCAAAGGAGATGAACCCTCCAGCTCAAA CTGGAGGATGAATGATCAGCTCCAAGGTCAGTGCAGAAAGAGATCTAGATCCTGTCCAGTTCCTCATCCATGCAAAGTAACCATAAAGCAGGGGTCTCACCAACCAGCAGATGATGTTCTTCACAGAGtttcagagagacacagaacCATCCTGAAGAACAGGTACGAGAGTTTATTTGAGGGAATCAGAACCCCAGAGAATAAAACCCTCCTGAACAGAGTCTACACTCAGCTCTACATCATCgagggagagagtgaaggagtgaatgaagaacatgaggttttacagatggagaaaaCACCCAGGAGACACCAGCAGGACGTTCCAATCCACTGCTCAGACATCTTTAAACCTCTACAAGGTCCTGATGGAGGAGTGAAGGCTGAAGATCTCAGACTCAGAGACAGAAAATATGATAAAGGAGCAGAAAAGCAGGAGATCAGAAGTGTTCTGACTAAAGGCATCGCTGGAATtggaaaaactgtctctgtgcagaagttcattctggactgggctGAAGGAGAACCCAATCAGGAGGTGGATCTCATGTTTGTGCTTCCGTTCCGGGAGCTGAACTTGATTAAAGATGATCAGTACAGTCTTCATGGACTTCTGTGTGCCTTCCATCCTGAGCTCAGAGATCTGGACCCAGAGATATATGACCAgctcagagctgtgtttatatttgatggTCTGGATGAAAGCAGAGTTCCACTGGACTTTGAACAGTGTAAGAAAGTGTCTAACATCACCATGACATCATCAGTGGGTGTGTTAATGACGAACCTCATCAGAGGAGatctgcttccctctgctctaATCTGGATCACCTCCCgaccagcagcagccaatcagatccctcCTCGGTTCATCCACCGTGTGACAGAAATTCAGGGATTCACCGACCCCCAGAAGgaggagtacttcaggaagagAATCAGGGACCAAGACCAAGCCCAGAAGATCATCTACCACATTAAGACAGCGAGGAGCCTCcacatcatgtgccacattcccgtcttctgctggatctcagccactgttcttcagagaatcatcacacagagtcacacagagaTCCCTCAAACTCTGACTGAAATGTACTCACACTTCCTGCTCACTCTGACAAACATGAAGAAGGAGAAGTatgaggagaaagaggagagagacccAAAGAAACTTCTGGAGTCCAACAGAACTGAGCTTCTGAAACTGGCTGAACTGgctttcacacagctgctgaagggcaatgtgatgttctatgaagaggacctgagagagagcagcattgatgtcactgaggcctcagtgtaTTCTGGGATCTTCACTGAGATCTTTagggaggagtgtgtgatcCACCAGAGGAAGGTCTACTGCTTTGTTCATCTGAGTTTTCAGGAGTTCCTGGCTGCTGTCTTTGTGTTTCACTGCTATGAGAACAACATCATGGagccactgcagtgttttctgCATGTTCATTATACGTTTAACAGTTCTGAGAGCTCTGATGATGAAAGTAGCTCTGAAACACATGCATCCAGAGTTCAGTTTAAGAAGGTTTCTCTGGATGATCTTCTGAAGGGAGCAGTGAATAAAGCTGTAGAGAGTCAGAATGGACACCTGGATCTGTTCCTCCGGTTCCTGCTGGGACTCTCACTGGAGTCCAATCACAGATTCCTACAGGGTCTaatgacccacacacacaggagacCAGAGAGAACCATGAAGCACATCAAACAGTTTATTAAAACAAGTTTTTATCCAATCTCTACAGAGCGCTCCATCAATATGTTCTTGTGTCTGTCTGAGATGAAAGATCAGTCTCTTTCCAGAGAGATTAAGGAGTATCTAAACTCAGAGAAGCGCTCAGTAGTGAAGCTCTCTCCTGCACATTGTTCAGCTCTAACCTACATTCTCCTGACCTCAGAGGAGGAGCTGGATGAACTGGACCTGGGGAAATTCAGCACATCAGAACAGGGTTATAGGAGACTTATCCCAGCTGTGGCTGTCTGCAGAAAAGCTCG ACTGATTGGCTTTGTTCTAATAGAGTACTGCTCTGAGATGCTGAGATCAGCCCTACAGTCAGAAAACTGTCGCCTTAAAGAACTGGACCTTAGTGACAATCAGCTGCACATTTCAGGAGTGGAGCcactctctgctggactgagtccaccctgtaaactggagacactcag ATTAGCTAGCTGTAGTATTGTGTACACATTTTGTGAATCTCTGGGATCAGGCTTTCAGtcaaactcctccctgaaagagctggacctcagtaacaataaCCTGcgggattcaggagtggagctgctctttgctggactgaagagtccaccctgtaaactggagactctcag ACTGGTTGGCTGTAGTCTTGGGGATAAATCTTGTGAATCTCTGGGATCAGTTCTACAGTCAGTAAACTCCCTGAAaaagctggacctcagtaacaatgtcCTGcgggattcaggagtggagctgctgtCTGCTGCATTGAAGAGTCCACTCTGTAAATTGGAGACTCTCAG AATAGCTCTCTGTAATTTTGGAGCCAAATCTTGTAAATCTCTGGGATCCGTTCTACAGTCagtaaactcctccctgaaagagttggacctcagtaacaatgacctgcaggactCAGGAGTGGAGCAGCTCTTTGATGGACTGAACAGTCCACATTGTAAACTGAAGACTCTCAG ATTGTCTGGGTGTATGATCACAGATGAAGGCTGTTCCTCTCTGAAATCAAACCCCAATCACCTGAGAGAACTGGATCTGAgctacaatcacccaggagaGTCCGGAGTGAAGCTGCTCTCTGATCTACTGCAGGATCCACACTGTGCACTGGAGAAACTAAA gGTGGAGAGTGCAGGGAGTATCAGGATGAAACCAGGACTAAAGAAAT atgcCTGTAATTTGACTCTGGATCCGAACACAGTAcaccctcatctctctctctctggggaaAACAAGAAGGTGGAGTTTCTGAAACCTCAGTCAGAGACGTCTGATCAGTGTCTTCAGGTTCTGTGTGCGGAGAGTTTaactggacgctgttactgggaggtggagtGGAGCGGGTGGAGGCCTGATATAGCAGTGTCATACAGAGAGAACAGGACAAATGGAGACAAGAAGTTTGGATTCAATGAATTCTCCTGGTGTCTCATGTGCTCTGGTGACACATACGCGGTCAGACACAATGATAATGAAACTAAAGTACCTGCCCCCCCCTCTCGCTCTAACAGAGTGGGAGTGTATCTGGACTGGGGGtccggcactctgtccttctacaccatctcacctctcacacacacactcacacacttatacacattcaccaccacattcactgagccGCTCCACGCTGGGTTTGGGCTTTGGTTTCCAGGTTCCTCAGTGCGTCTGTGTGAGATGGAATAG